The Rhododendron vialii isolate Sample 1 chromosome 8a, ASM3025357v1 genome has a window encoding:
- the LOC131298168 gene encoding uncharacterized protein LOC131298168 has translation MLKLVYTKLRPFRRHCFHPRLSLSLSLSLSLSLFIYLSAKHIYQRLILLAKNRMEDPKEKNKPWLSVPQFGDWEQHGEMPDYSMDFTKIREMRKHHKRDASRASLGNEEELTSSTASAATKTTVHHSDHHHYHQNNHSPTPRRSIFSYFNCFAKA, from the exons ATGCTCAAGCTTGTATACACAAAACTGCGCCCCTTCCGAAGACACTGCTTCcacccccgcctctctctctctctctctctctctctctctctctctctcttcatataTCTATCTGCTAAGCATATATATCAACGCCTAATCCTCCTTGCAAAGAATCGCATGGAAGACCCAAAGGAG AAGAACAAGCCATGGCTATCAGTGCCCCAGTTTGGGGACTGGGAACAACATGGAGAAATGCCAGACTACTCCATGGACTTCACAAAAATCAGAGAAATGAGGAAACATCACAAGAGGGATGCATCCAGAGCTAGTCTTGGCAATGAAGAAGAGCTCACCTCCTCAACCGCCTCTGCTGCCACCAAAACCACCGTCCACCACAGTGATCATCACCATTACCACCAGAACAACCACTCTCCAACT CCGAGGAGGAGCATTTTCAGCTACTTCAACTGCTTTGCAAAAGCATGA
- the LOC131298169 gene encoding developmentally-regulated G-protein 3 isoform X1 — protein MATVMQKIKDIEDEMAKTQKNKATAHHLGLLKAKLAKLRRDLLAPPSKGGGGAGEGFDVTKSGDARVGLVGFPSVGKSTLLNKLTGTFSEVASYEFTTLTCIPGVIVYRGAKIQLLDLPGIIEGAKDGKGRGRQVISTARTCNCILIVLDAIKPITHKRLIEKELEGFGIRLNKEPPNLSFRKKEKGGINFTSTVANTHLDLETVKAICSEYRIHNADVNLRCDATADDLIDVIEGSRIYMPCIYAVNKIDQITLEELEILDKLPHYCPVSAHLEWNLDGLLDKIWEYLALTRIYTKPKGMNPDYEDPVILSSKKKTVEDFCERIHKDMLKQFKFALVWGSSVKHKPQRVGKEHELEDEDVVQIIKKV, from the exons ATGGCTActgttatgcaaaaaatcaaagacATCGAGGATGAG ATGGCCAAGACCCAAAAGAACAAAGCTACTGCCCATCATCTGGGCTTGCTCAAG GCTAAGCTTGCGAAGCTACGGAGGGACCTTCTTGCACCTCCATCCAAAGGAGGTGGTGGTGCTGGGGAAGGTTTTGATGTTACAAAAAGCGGAGATGCAAGAGTTGGTCTAGTGGGTTTCCCTTCAGTTGGGAAATCAACGCTTCTGAATAAATTAACTGGGACTTTTTCAGAG GTCGCTTCCTATGAATTCACTACATTGACTTGCATCCCCGGCGTGATCGTATATCGAGGAGCTAAAATTCAG TTGTTGGATCTCCCTGGTATTATCGAGGGTGCTAAGGATGGTAAGGGTAGAGGGAGACAG GTCATCAGTACTGCAAGGACATGCAACTGTATTCTAATTGTTCTTGATGCAATAAAGCCAATAACTCACAAACGCTTGATAGAGAAAGAGCTTGAAGGATTTGGCATTAG GTTAAACAAGGAACCACCTAATCTTTCCTTCaggaagaaagagaagggtGGAATTAATTTCACCTCAACAGTTGCCAACACACATCTGGATCTTGAAACGGTGAAGGCAATATGTAGTGAATACAGAATACACAATGCTGATGTCAATCTTAGGTGTGATGCAACTGCTGATGACCTCATTGATGTTATCGAGGGTAGTAGGATCTATATGCCTTGCATCTATGCAGTAAACAAAATTGATCAGATAACATTGGAAGAGCTGGAGATTTTGGATAAACTTCCTCATTACTGTCCAGTAAG TGCTCACCTGGAATGGAACCTTGATGGTCTGCTTGACAAGATATGGGAATATCTTGCTTTAACTCGCATATACACAAAGCCCAAGGGTATGAATCCGGATTACGAAGACCCTGTAATCCTGTCATCCAAGAAGAAGACAGTCGAGGACTTCTGCGAGCGAATTCACAAGGATATGCTCAAACAATTTAAGTT CGCACTGGTTTGGGGTTCAAGTGTGAAACACAAGCCCCAGAGAGTTGGCAAG GAGCATGaacttgaagatgaagatgtCGTGCAAATCATCAAAAAGGTGTGA
- the LOC131298169 gene encoding developmentally-regulated G-protein 3 isoform X2 produces MATVMQKIKDIEDEMAKTQKNKATAHHLGLLKAKLAKLRRDLLAPPSKGGGGAGEGFDVTKSGDARVGLVGFPSVGKSTLLNKLTGTFSELLDLPGIIEGAKDGKGRGRQVISTARTCNCILIVLDAIKPITHKRLIEKELEGFGIRLNKEPPNLSFRKKEKGGINFTSTVANTHLDLETVKAICSEYRIHNADVNLRCDATADDLIDVIEGSRIYMPCIYAVNKIDQITLEELEILDKLPHYCPVSAHLEWNLDGLLDKIWEYLALTRIYTKPKGMNPDYEDPVILSSKKKTVEDFCERIHKDMLKQFKFALVWGSSVKHKPQRVGKEHELEDEDVVQIIKKV; encoded by the exons ATGGCTActgttatgcaaaaaatcaaagacATCGAGGATGAG ATGGCCAAGACCCAAAAGAACAAAGCTACTGCCCATCATCTGGGCTTGCTCAAG GCTAAGCTTGCGAAGCTACGGAGGGACCTTCTTGCACCTCCATCCAAAGGAGGTGGTGGTGCTGGGGAAGGTTTTGATGTTACAAAAAGCGGAGATGCAAGAGTTGGTCTAGTGGGTTTCCCTTCAGTTGGGAAATCAACGCTTCTGAATAAATTAACTGGGACTTTTTCAGAG TTGTTGGATCTCCCTGGTATTATCGAGGGTGCTAAGGATGGTAAGGGTAGAGGGAGACAG GTCATCAGTACTGCAAGGACATGCAACTGTATTCTAATTGTTCTTGATGCAATAAAGCCAATAACTCACAAACGCTTGATAGAGAAAGAGCTTGAAGGATTTGGCATTAG GTTAAACAAGGAACCACCTAATCTTTCCTTCaggaagaaagagaagggtGGAATTAATTTCACCTCAACAGTTGCCAACACACATCTGGATCTTGAAACGGTGAAGGCAATATGTAGTGAATACAGAATACACAATGCTGATGTCAATCTTAGGTGTGATGCAACTGCTGATGACCTCATTGATGTTATCGAGGGTAGTAGGATCTATATGCCTTGCATCTATGCAGTAAACAAAATTGATCAGATAACATTGGAAGAGCTGGAGATTTTGGATAAACTTCCTCATTACTGTCCAGTAAG TGCTCACCTGGAATGGAACCTTGATGGTCTGCTTGACAAGATATGGGAATATCTTGCTTTAACTCGCATATACACAAAGCCCAAGGGTATGAATCCGGATTACGAAGACCCTGTAATCCTGTCATCCAAGAAGAAGACAGTCGAGGACTTCTGCGAGCGAATTCACAAGGATATGCTCAAACAATTTAAGTT CGCACTGGTTTGGGGTTCAAGTGTGAAACACAAGCCCCAGAGAGTTGGCAAG GAGCATGaacttgaagatgaagatgtCGTGCAAATCATCAAAAAGGTGTGA
- the LOC131298171 gene encoding uncharacterized protein LOC131298171 isoform X1 → MSIAASLSASLSTPTAHSTFEFHQNCVARKWRTRASSAAPGVDLTTLESAIAKKDSDAVKEALDQLTKVGWAKKWSSQPYVSRRMTSLRELTTLGIKNAENLAIPSVRNDAAFLFTVVGTTGFVGVLAGQLPGDWGFFVPYLVGSISLVVLAVGSISPGLLQAAIGGFASFFPDYQERISRHEAAHFLVAYLLGLPILGYSLDIGKEHVNLIDEKLEKLIYSGQLDAKELDRLAVVAMAGLAAEGLQYDKVVGQSADLFTLQRLINRSKPQISKEQQQNLTRWAVLFAASLLKNNKVIHETLMSAMARKATVLECIDAIEKAA, encoded by the exons ATGTCCATCGCCGCGTCGCTCTCCGCTTCTCTATCTACGCCTACTGCACATTCGACATTCGAATTCCACCAAAACTGCGTCGCAAGAAAATGGAGGACCAGAGCTTCCTCCGCCGCTCCTGGCGTCGACTTGACTACACTCGAATCCGCTATTGCCAAG AAAGACAGTGATGCTGTTAAAGAGGCACTTGATCAGCTGACCAAAGTAGGCTGGGCCAAAAAGTGGAGTTCTCAACCATATGTTTCACGTCGTATG ACCTCTCTTCGGGAGTTGACCACTCTTGGAATTAAGAATGCAGAGAACCTTGCAATCCCAAGTGTTAGAAATGAT GCAGCTTTTCTCTTTACAGTGGTAGGGACAACAGGCTTTGTGGGTGTTCTTGCTGGCCAGCTTCCTGGG GATTGGGGATTCTTCGTGCCATACTTGGTTGGGAGTATTTCTTTAGTAGTTTTGGCTGTGGGAAGCATTTCACCTGG GCTTCTTCAAGCTGCGATTGGTGGATTTGCATCCTTTTTTCCTGATTACCAAGAGAGGATTTCTAGGCATGAAGCAGCTCATTTCTTAG TTGCCTACTTGCTTGGCCTTCCTATATTGGGATATTCtttggatattggaaaagagCATGTTAATCTCATCGATGAAAAGCTGGAAAAGCTTATATACAGTGGACAGCTTGATGCAAAGGAATTAGACAG gTTGGCAGTTGTAGCTATGGCTGGACTGGCAGCTGAAGGTCTTCAGTACGATAAAGTGGTCGGCCAATCTGCCGATCTTTTCACTCTTCAG AGACTCATAAACAGGAGCAAGCCGCAGATTAGCAAAGAACAGCAGCAAAATCTTACCAGATGGGCT GTTCTGTTCGCGGCTTCCCTCCTAAAGAATAACAAGGTAATTCACGAGACCCTAATGTCAGCAATGGCGAGGAAGGCAACTGTGTTAGAGTGCATCGACGCAATTGAGAAGGCTGCATAA
- the LOC131298175 gene encoding uncharacterized protein LOC131298175 has product MFDLGDELIIGSQRIPWLIWIQLLVMLLLIILLYYFTVSALGLDPSPSATATAAAASTSTVLLASGNAAAASASQVHNIKVGEGHSITDDMGTSTRRRRIRREDTQERDGIAYHPCHYFGLAKQAFLKCLGFDPTSKDSSNSRHRKEE; this is encoded by the exons ATGTTTGATTTAGGGGACGAACTCATAATCGGTAGCCAAAGAATACCATGGCTAATATGGATCCAACTCCTCGTAATGCTCCTCCTCATAATTCTCCTCTATTACTTCACCGTCTCCGCTCTAGGCTTAGATCCTTCCCCctccgccaccgccaccgccgctGCAGCTTCTACTTCCACTGTTCTCCTCGCCTCCGGTAACGCTGCCGCCGCCAGTGCAAGCCAAGTACACAATATCAAG GTGGGTGAGGGCCACAGTATTACGGACGATATGGGAACAagcacaagaagaagaagaataagaagagaAGACACCCAAGAGAGGGATGGCATTGCTTACCACCCTTGCCATTATTTTGGTCTCGCTAAACAAGCTTTTCTCAAGTGCTTGGGCTTTGATCCCACCTCTAAAGATTCTTCCAACTCACGTCACAGAAAAGAAGAATAA
- the LOC131298171 gene encoding uncharacterized protein LOC131298171 isoform X3 — protein MYMNDTSLRELTTLGIKNAENLAIPSVRNDAAFLFTVVGTTGFVGVLAGQLPGDWGFFVPYLVGSISLVVLAVGSISPGLLQAAIGGFASFFPDYQERISRHEAAHFLVAYLLGLPILGYSLDIGKEHVNLIDEKLEKLIYSGQLDAKELDRLAVVAMAGLAAEGLQYDKVVGQSADLFTLQRLINRSKPQISKEQQQNLTRWAVLFAASLLKNNKVIHETLMSAMARKATVLECIDAIEKAA, from the exons ATGTACATGAATGAT ACCTCTCTTCGGGAGTTGACCACTCTTGGAATTAAGAATGCAGAGAACCTTGCAATCCCAAGTGTTAGAAATGAT GCAGCTTTTCTCTTTACAGTGGTAGGGACAACAGGCTTTGTGGGTGTTCTTGCTGGCCAGCTTCCTGGG GATTGGGGATTCTTCGTGCCATACTTGGTTGGGAGTATTTCTTTAGTAGTTTTGGCTGTGGGAAGCATTTCACCTGG GCTTCTTCAAGCTGCGATTGGTGGATTTGCATCCTTTTTTCCTGATTACCAAGAGAGGATTTCTAGGCATGAAGCAGCTCATTTCTTAG TTGCCTACTTGCTTGGCCTTCCTATATTGGGATATTCtttggatattggaaaagagCATGTTAATCTCATCGATGAAAAGCTGGAAAAGCTTATATACAGTGGACAGCTTGATGCAAAGGAATTAGACAG gTTGGCAGTTGTAGCTATGGCTGGACTGGCAGCTGAAGGTCTTCAGTACGATAAAGTGGTCGGCCAATCTGCCGATCTTTTCACTCTTCAG AGACTCATAAACAGGAGCAAGCCGCAGATTAGCAAAGAACAGCAGCAAAATCTTACCAGATGGGCT GTTCTGTTCGCGGCTTCCCTCCTAAAGAATAACAAGGTAATTCACGAGACCCTAATGTCAGCAATGGCGAGGAAGGCAACTGTGTTAGAGTGCATCGACGCAATTGAGAAGGCTGCATAA
- the LOC131298171 gene encoding uncharacterized protein LOC131298171 isoform X2: MFHVVWSVSITNVKFWESATQTLATPTNLCINTSLRELTTLGIKNAENLAIPSVRNDAAFLFTVVGTTGFVGVLAGQLPGDWGFFVPYLVGSISLVVLAVGSISPGLLQAAIGGFASFFPDYQERISRHEAAHFLVAYLLGLPILGYSLDIGKEHVNLIDEKLEKLIYSGQLDAKELDRLAVVAMAGLAAEGLQYDKVVGQSADLFTLQRLINRSKPQISKEQQQNLTRWAVLFAASLLKNNKVIHETLMSAMARKATVLECIDAIEKAA, translated from the exons ATGTTTCACGTCGTATGGTCAGTCTCCATAACAAATGTGAAGTTCTGGGAAAGTGCTACTCAAACATTAGCCACACCTACAAACCTATGCATAAAT ACCTCTCTTCGGGAGTTGACCACTCTTGGAATTAAGAATGCAGAGAACCTTGCAATCCCAAGTGTTAGAAATGAT GCAGCTTTTCTCTTTACAGTGGTAGGGACAACAGGCTTTGTGGGTGTTCTTGCTGGCCAGCTTCCTGGG GATTGGGGATTCTTCGTGCCATACTTGGTTGGGAGTATTTCTTTAGTAGTTTTGGCTGTGGGAAGCATTTCACCTGG GCTTCTTCAAGCTGCGATTGGTGGATTTGCATCCTTTTTTCCTGATTACCAAGAGAGGATTTCTAGGCATGAAGCAGCTCATTTCTTAG TTGCCTACTTGCTTGGCCTTCCTATATTGGGATATTCtttggatattggaaaagagCATGTTAATCTCATCGATGAAAAGCTGGAAAAGCTTATATACAGTGGACAGCTTGATGCAAAGGAATTAGACAG gTTGGCAGTTGTAGCTATGGCTGGACTGGCAGCTGAAGGTCTTCAGTACGATAAAGTGGTCGGCCAATCTGCCGATCTTTTCACTCTTCAG AGACTCATAAACAGGAGCAAGCCGCAGATTAGCAAAGAACAGCAGCAAAATCTTACCAGATGGGCT GTTCTGTTCGCGGCTTCCCTCCTAAAGAATAACAAGGTAATTCACGAGACCCTAATGTCAGCAATGGCGAGGAAGGCAACTGTGTTAGAGTGCATCGACGCAATTGAGAAGGCTGCATAA
- the LOC131298172 gene encoding stress enhanced protein 2, chloroplastic-like produces the protein MATASRLVFCELKSTKPATPVQVQKVMRGSDMSPVTDNVKIVLQPRLCTLRSYGSTDRVGVIKSRKDGGDDDNGGAVTSFFVTLSDYIESSKKSQDFETISGRLAMMVFAATVTTEEVTGNSLFRKMDVERIAEALGVCLAAVTCAAIFAYFSSARNRVGKIFTLSCNTFIDSLIDQIVDGLFYEGEPSDWSDDM, from the exons atggccaCGGCGTCTCGGCTAGTATTCTGCGAGCTGAAGTCGACCAAACCGGCGACTCCGGTTCAGGTTCAGAAAGTGATGAGAGGTTCTGACATGTCGCCGGTAACGGATAACGTGAAGATAGTTTTGCAGCCGCGCCTGTGCACCCTAAGATCGTACGGATCAACTGATCGAGTCGGAGTGATCAAGTCGAGGAAGGACGGCGGCGATGACGATAACGGTGGTGCAGTGACGTCGTTTTTCGTGACGTTGTCGGATTATATTGAGAGCTCGAAGAAGAGTCAGGATTTCGAGACCATCTCTGGTCGTCTTGCTATG ATGGTGTTTGCGGCTACAGTGACAACGGAGGAAGTGACGGGGAACTCCTTATTCAGGAAGATGGACGTGGAAAGGATTGCTGAAGCATTAGGGGTGTGTCTGGCAGCCGTGACCTGTGCTGCCATTTTCGCTTACTTTTCCTCTGCTCGGAACAGAGTGGGTAAAATTTTCACCCTAAGTTGTAACACGTTCATCGACTCGCTGATCGATCAAATTGTTGATGGCTTGTTCTATGAGGGTGAACCAAGCGATTGGTCTGATGATATGTAA
- the LOC131298174 gene encoding protein MIZU-KUSSEI 1, which yields MGEPKLPPQLPNHPSSLVQPSNKKKQKSIKVFRAIRSVLRSFPIVNTPTCKFSSLPGGVLPEVHRSSGSSNRVTGTLFGYRKGRVSLSIQENPRTLPTTVVELAMQMNVLQKEMSLGLVRIALECDKRPEKEKMKLLEEPMWAMYCNGKKNGYGVKREASEEDLQVMELLKAISMGAGVLPGKSDVNGPDGELAYIRAHFERMVGSKDSETFYMLSPDGNNGPELSIFFVRV from the exons ATGGGAGAACCAAAACTTCCTCCACAACTACCAAACCACCCATCTTCCCTTGTACAACCATCCaacaagaagaaacaaaaatccATCAAAGTATTCCGAGCAATTCGATCCGTTCTCAGGTCATTCCCCATCGTTAATACCCCCACCTGCAAGTTTTCATCGCTCCCAGGCGGAGTTTTACCGGAAGTTCACCGGAGCAGCGGTTCGAGCAACCGCGTTACGGGCACATTGTTTGGATACCGCAAGGGAAGGGTAAGTTTGTCCATACAGGAAAATCCTAGGACCCTTCCAACCACGGTGGTGGAGCTGGCCATGCAAATGAACGTGTTGCAAAAGGAAATGAGTTTGGGATTGGTCAGAATTGCCCTCGAATGCGATAAAAGACCGGAAAAGGAGAAGATGAAGCTTTTAGAAGAGCCTATGTGGGCTATGTATTGTAATGGGAAGAAGAATGGGTATGGGGTCAAAAGGGAGGCTTCAGAAGAGGATTTACAG GTTATGGAGCTTCTTAAGGCGATATCAATGGGTGCCGGAGTCTTGCCGGGAAAATCTGATGTGAATGGACCGGACGGCGAACTGGCGTACATCCGGGCCCACTTTGAACGAATGGTGGGATCAAAGGACTCGGAGACCTTTTACATGTTAAGCCCCGATGGAAACAATGGACCTGAATTGAGCATTTTCTTTGTAAGGGTATGA
- the LOC131298170 gene encoding uncharacterized protein LOC131298170, translating to MCLNRILDNKIFIHSPQTLSKKNSVLIMAEGSRSARGKSFNSDQDEAICNAYLCISQDPIIGTNQPRSKLWDRIAKKYTEFTGGDVRSDASIKSRWQVIQQACNKYRGYLRQIQRQHQSGMTEQNEIDLAKRHYKDTETKPFANLDCCWAILEHSMKWADLTPPRSDPRSSQMDTSSVPLSPDFSQNPNLDSPDFSQVPNTATTLEDSNPTSGGSVQSPRKRPPGCKASKAKLLKTKKSGNEEREWINLMEKFNQTTSDKESRRAEMEARRVAALERSTTNDERRVALEERKAAIKEKEMEDRIMQMDLDLVQDPQMKAYYQYRKGEILAKWTASSSSNGYFPDFPDY from the exons ATGTGTCTTAATAGAATTttagacaacaaaatttttattcattctCCACAAAcactctccaaaaaaaatagtgtattAATTATGGCAGAAGGAAGTCGTAGTGCGAGAGGAAAATCGTTCAACTCCGATCAAGATGAAGCAATTTGTAATGCTTACTTGTGCATTAGTCAAGACCCGATTATTGGTACCAACCAACCAAGATCTAAATTATGGGATCGGATTGcaaaaaaatacactgaattcACAGGAGGCGATGTACGATCGGATGCTTCTATCAAGTCTCGATGGCAAGTCATCCAGCAGGCTTGCAACAAATATCGTGGATATTTAAGGCAAATTCAAAGGCAACATCAAAGTGGAATGACAGAACAAAATGag ATTGATCTAGCGAAGAGACATTACAAAGATACTGAGACTAAACCTTTCGCCAATTTGGATTGTTGCTGGGCAATCTTAGAACACAGTATGAAGTGGGCGGATTTAACCCCACCCAGGTCCGACCCAAGATCTTCACAAATGGATACAAGTTCGGTCCCGCTATCTCCTgatttctctcaaaatccaaatttagactctcctgatttctctcaagttccaaacacagcgACTACATTAGAAGATAGCAATCCTACGAGTGGAGGTAGTGTTCAGTCTCCAAGAAAGAGGCCTCCCGGATGTAAAGCATCGAAGGCAAAATTATTGAAGACCAAAAAATCAGGAAATGAAGAACGTGAATGGATAAACTTGATGGAAAAATTCAACCAAACTACATCTGACAAGGAAAGTAGGAGAGCTGAAATGGAAGCAAGAAGAGTCGCGGCTTTGGAAAGGTCTACAACAAATGATGAGAGAAGGGTGGCGCTTGAGGAGAGAAAGGCagcaataaaggaaaaagagatggaAGATAGGATTATGCAAATGGACTTGGATTTGGTTCAAGACCCCCAAATGAAGGCTTATTACCAGTATCGCAAGGGTGAAATCTTGGCTAAATGGACGGCTAGCTCAAGTTCGAACGGTTATTTTCCTGATTTTCCTGATTATTga